One Kineococcus radiotolerans SRS30216 = ATCC BAA-149 DNA window includes the following coding sequences:
- a CDS encoding methyltransferase family protein: MRLYRVARPASHRRHLAKTLGWMLLVWFLALVALPAVLRGAERLAGVDRLVVPGGAVTGPVLLAAASALGVRCAFAMARGGGTPVPFDAAARLVVHGPYRWVRNPMAVSGVGQALGVALVLGSPLYLLVPPAGALLWHVGIRPSEERFLAARFGAEYTAYRRSVPLWVPRRGPRRARAGR; this comes from the coding sequence GTGAGGCTCTACCGCGTCGCGCGCCCCGCGTCGCACCGCCGCCACCTCGCGAAGACGCTGGGCTGGATGCTCCTGGTGTGGTTCCTGGCCCTGGTGGCGCTGCCCGCGGTGCTGCGCGGGGCCGAGCGGCTGGCGGGGGTGGACCGCCTCGTCGTCCCGGGCGGCGCGGTCACGGGCCCGGTCCTGCTCGCCGCCGCCAGCGCGCTCGGGGTCCGGTGCGCGTTCGCGATGGCGCGCGGCGGGGGGACCCCGGTGCCGTTCGACGCCGCCGCCCGCCTCGTCGTGCACGGCCCCTACCGGTGGGTGCGCAACCCGATGGCGGTCAGCGGGGTCGGTCAGGCCCTCGGCGTCGCGCTCGTGCTGGGGTCCCCCCTCTACCTCCTGGTCCCCCCGGCGGGCGCGCTGCTGTGGCACGTGGGCATCCGCCCCTCGGAGGAGCGCTTCCTCGCCGCGCGCTTCGGCGCGGAGTACACCGCCTACCGGCGCTCGGTGCCGTTGTGGGTCCCCCGCCGCGGGCCCCGGCGCGCGCGGGCCGGGCGGTGA
- a CDS encoding sirohydrochlorin chelatase: MSTAQQTLEENVTDTLEETVGTTVEDAPQDARRGTVGDPVLVACSHGTRSAPGRAVVEALRAAVRAARPGLRVVAAHVDVQEPELGAVVEELVAGGERCVVVPLLLSSGYHVRVDIAQALRDTGGRAVAAPALGPDEVITAALVDRLEEALGTPVEEFPGAVVLAAAGSSDARAAADVQAAVASLSARTGRAVTSGFLSAQEPTVADAVAAARAAGAAEVAVAGYLLAPGVFSARLAAAGADVVAEPLGVHPALVDLVLARYDEAVAGATTLTGS; the protein is encoded by the coding sequence GTGAGCACCGCGCAGCAGACCCTGGAGGAGAACGTGACGGACACCCTGGAGGAGACCGTGGGCACCACCGTCGAGGACGCCCCGCAGGACGCGCGGCGCGGGACGGTCGGGGACCCGGTGCTGGTGGCCTGCTCGCACGGCACCCGCTCCGCACCGGGTCGCGCCGTGGTCGAGGCGCTGCGGGCGGCGGTCCGCGCGGCCCGGCCGGGGTTGCGGGTGGTGGCCGCGCACGTGGACGTGCAGGAACCGGAACTGGGCGCGGTGGTGGAGGAGCTGGTGGCCGGCGGGGAGCGCTGCGTCGTGGTCCCCCTGCTGCTCTCCAGCGGGTACCACGTGCGGGTCGACATCGCGCAGGCGTTGCGGGACACCGGGGGACGTGCCGTCGCCGCCCCCGCCCTGGGCCCGGACGAGGTCATCACCGCCGCGCTCGTGGACCGGCTGGAGGAGGCGCTGGGCACCCCCGTCGAGGAGTTCCCCGGCGCGGTCGTCCTCGCCGCGGCGGGGTCCTCCGACGCCCGCGCCGCCGCCGACGTGCAGGCCGCCGTCGCCTCGCTCTCGGCCCGCACCGGGCGGGCGGTGACGTCGGGTTTCCTCTCGGCCCAGGAACCCACCGTCGCCGACGCGGTGGCCGCCGCCCGCGCCGCGGGAGCGGCGGAGGTCGCCGTCGCCGGGTACCTGCTGGCGCCGGGGGTGTTCTCCGCCCGGCTGGCCGCGGCGGGAGCCGACGTGGTCGCCGAACCGCTGGGCGTGCACCCGGCCCTGGTGGACCTGGTGCTCGCCCGCTACGACGAGGCGGTGGCCGGGGCCACGACGTTGACCGGTTCCTGA
- a CDS encoding Rieske (2Fe-2S) protein, whose product MTASTTTTHAVCPASELPFGEGRTYVVDGQQVALFRHRSGRVSAVQAACPHAGGPLADGQVDEGVVVCPLHLNAFDLRTGESTTGQDPIAVHPCSVGDDGVVSVVL is encoded by the coding sequence ATGACCGCCTCCACGACCACCACCCACGCGGTGTGCCCCGCGAGCGAGCTGCCGTTCGGGGAGGGCCGCACCTACGTCGTCGACGGGCAGCAGGTGGCGCTGTTCCGCCACCGCAGCGGCCGGGTGAGCGCCGTGCAGGCCGCCTGCCCGCACGCCGGCGGGCCGCTGGCCGACGGGCAGGTCGACGAGGGGGTCGTGGTGTGCCCGCTGCACCTGAACGCCTTCGACCTGCGCACGGGCGAGTCCACGACCGGGCAGGACCCGATCGCGGTGCACCCCTGCTCCGTCGGGGACGATGGTGTCGTGAGCGTGGTCCTGTGA
- the nirB gene encoding nitrite reductase large subunit NirB, protein MTETTATATVPAQRRPQRRLVVVGNGMAGIRAVEELLERGGSDQFAITVFGDEPYGNYNRIMLSHVLSGEETEEGIFLNTLPWYAENGIDLRAGVRVDRIDRFAKVVHDADGGQTLYDVLLLATGSTPFFPTMEGLHRPDGTVLDGVFGFRTLDDARSLLTAARTHRRAVVIGGGLLGLEAAHGLATHGLEVHLVHSPQHLMNQQLGPEAGRVLRRKIEELGIRVHTGVRTRGLRGTDRVTGVELPDGTVLDADFVVVAAGIRPNTDVALRSGLEVQRGVVVDDRMQCSAGEEGEEGTADGIYAVGECVQHRGQTYGLVAPLWDQAGVLADHLTGSRPDAAYHGSRTSTKLKVAGVDVVAMGLAGPERDDDEFVVFSEPHRGVYLNVVIRDGRLVGATLLGDVRKTAFLTQAFDQGLPLPEERMSLLFDLGSPDEATSVAELADDVQVCNCNGVTKGKIVDAVAGGCTSVNAVMGKTKAGKGCGSCKTLVEQVTEWAAGGNLTVDESANWYVPAIPLAKPELMAAIRERRLKSVSAVFRELAPGGVEDAKSKMGLTSLLRMMWPEGLDQDERDGRFINDRVHANIQRDGTFSVVPQMKGGVTTAEQLRKIADVADKYDVGMIKVTGGQRVDLLGIRKEDLPKVWADLGMPSGYAYGKSFRTVKTCVGTDFCRFGLGDSTQLGIDLETRFQGVETPAKLKLGVVGCPRNCAEAYVKDIGVVAIGAGKWEVYVGGAAGASVRKGDLLATVDSPEEVITLTGRFIQFYREWGNWLERTYEFVPRLGLDRVKKVLLEDSDGLVAGLDERMQATVDNYRDPWLEGREPVTEGQFRPALPLVDLPLVPGRPAGAPGGTTVALPLPTARPDSLRVPR, encoded by the coding sequence GTGACCGAGACGACCGCCACCGCCACCGTCCCCGCCCAGCGCCGCCCGCAGCGCCGCCTCGTGGTGGTGGGCAACGGGATGGCCGGGATCCGCGCCGTGGAGGAACTGCTGGAGCGCGGCGGTTCCGACCAGTTCGCCATCACCGTCTTCGGCGACGAGCCGTACGGGAACTACAACCGCATCATGCTGTCCCACGTGCTGTCCGGGGAGGAGACCGAGGAGGGCATCTTCCTCAACACCCTGCCCTGGTACGCCGAGAACGGCATCGACCTGCGCGCCGGGGTGCGGGTGGACCGCATCGACCGCTTCGCCAAGGTCGTCCACGACGCCGACGGGGGGCAGACCCTCTACGACGTCCTGCTCCTCGCGACGGGGTCCACGCCGTTCTTCCCCACCATGGAGGGCCTGCACCGCCCCGACGGCACCGTGCTGGACGGGGTGTTCGGGTTCCGGACCCTCGACGACGCCCGGTCGCTGCTCACCGCGGCCCGCACCCACCGGCGCGCCGTCGTCATCGGGGGCGGGCTGCTCGGCCTGGAGGCCGCGCACGGCCTGGCGACCCACGGCCTCGAGGTGCACCTCGTCCACTCCCCCCAGCACCTGATGAACCAGCAGCTCGGGCCCGAGGCCGGGCGCGTGCTGCGCCGCAAGATCGAGGAGCTCGGCATCCGGGTCCACACCGGCGTCCGCACCCGTGGCCTGCGCGGCACCGACCGGGTCACCGGCGTGGAACTGCCCGACGGCACGGTGCTCGACGCGGACTTCGTCGTCGTCGCCGCGGGCATCCGGCCCAACACCGACGTCGCCCTGCGCTCGGGCCTGGAGGTCCAGCGCGGGGTCGTCGTGGACGACCGGATGCAGTGCAGCGCCGGGGAGGAGGGGGAGGAGGGGACCGCGGACGGGATCTACGCCGTCGGGGAGTGCGTGCAGCACCGCGGCCAGACCTACGGGCTGGTGGCGCCGCTGTGGGACCAGGCCGGGGTCCTGGCCGACCACCTCACCGGTTCCCGCCCCGACGCGGCCTACCACGGCTCGCGGACCTCGACCAAGCTCAAGGTCGCCGGGGTCGACGTCGTGGCCATGGGCCTGGCCGGGCCCGAGCGCGACGACGACGAGTTCGTCGTGTTCTCCGAACCCCACCGCGGGGTGTACCTCAACGTCGTCATCCGCGACGGGCGCCTGGTGGGCGCCACGCTGCTCGGCGACGTGCGCAAGACCGCGTTCCTCACCCAGGCCTTCGACCAGGGCCTGCCGCTGCCCGAGGAACGCATGAGCCTGCTGTTCGACCTCGGCTCCCCCGACGAGGCGACCTCGGTCGCCGAGCTCGCCGACGACGTCCAGGTCTGCAACTGCAACGGCGTGACCAAGGGGAAGATCGTCGACGCCGTCGCCGGCGGCTGCACCTCGGTCAACGCGGTCATGGGCAAGACCAAGGCCGGCAAGGGCTGCGGGTCCTGCAAGACCCTGGTGGAGCAGGTCACCGAGTGGGCCGCCGGCGGGAACCTCACCGTCGACGAGAGCGCGAACTGGTACGTCCCGGCGATCCCGCTGGCCAAGCCGGAGCTCATGGCCGCGATCCGCGAGCGCCGGCTGAAGTCGGTCTCGGCGGTGTTCCGCGAACTCGCCCCCGGCGGGGTCGAGGACGCGAAGTCGAAGATGGGCCTGACCTCGCTGCTGCGGATGATGTGGCCCGAGGGCCTGGACCAGGACGAGCGCGACGGCCGGTTCATCAACGACCGGGTGCACGCCAACATCCAGCGCGACGGGACGTTCTCGGTGGTCCCGCAGATGAAGGGCGGGGTGACGACCGCCGAGCAGCTCCGCAAGATCGCCGACGTCGCCGACAAGTACGACGTCGGCATGATCAAGGTCACGGGCGGGCAGCGGGTGGACCTGCTGGGGATCCGCAAGGAGGACCTGCCGAAGGTCTGGGCGGACCTGGGGATGCCCTCGGGCTACGCCTACGGCAAGAGCTTCCGGACGGTGAAGACGTGCGTGGGCACCGACTTCTGCCGCTTCGGGCTGGGCGACTCCACCCAGCTCGGCATCGACCTCGAGACCCGCTTCCAGGGGGTCGAGACCCCGGCGAAGCTGAAGCTGGGCGTCGTCGGCTGCCCCCGCAACTGCGCGGAGGCCTACGTCAAGGACATCGGGGTCGTCGCGATCGGCGCGGGCAAGTGGGAGGTGTACGTCGGTGGGGCCGCCGGCGCCTCCGTGCGCAAGGGCGACCTGCTGGCCACGGTGGACTCCCCCGAGGAGGTCATCACCCTGACGGGGCGGTTCATCCAGTTCTACCGGGAGTGGGGCAACTGGCTGGAGCGCACCTACGAGTTCGTGCCCCGCCTGGGGCTGGACCGGGTGAAGAAGGTCCTGCTGGAGGACTCCGACGGCCTCGTGGCCGGTCTGGACGAGCGGATGCAGGCGACGGTGGACAACTACCGCGACCCGTGGCTGGAGGGCCGGGAACCGGTCACCGAGGGGCAGTTCCGCCCCGCGCTGCCGCTGGTGGACCTGCCGCTGGTGCCCGGCCGCCCCGCCGGGGCCCCCGGCGGGACGACCGTCGCCCTGCCGCTGCCCACCGCCCGTCCCGACTCGCTGAGGGTGCCCCGATGA
- a CDS encoding PQQ-dependent sugar dehydrogenase, producing MRSRRQALLPAALAAALLTGCAGGDDAGAPPSSAPAPSPAASSPAPADPAPADPAPAPSTTSPVDALAAATGLPGEPTDVVTGLDVPWGLAVLPDGTALVTLRDEARVVRVGPGVLTAVGTEEPDGKVPGVVPGGEGGLLGIALSPGFATDGFVYLYQTTRGDNRVVRYSLAADRLTGATPVLTGIPKNSTHNGGRIAFGPDGMLYVGTGDAQDRAAAQDVNSLGGKILRVAPDGSVPAGNPFPGSRTWSYGHRNPQGFGWDAGGRLIAAEFGQDTWDELNVVRAGGNHGWPEVEGPGDGGGRFVAPVQTWTTDQASPSGIVVTPDAVYVAALRGQKLWRVPLNPDGSTGSPDAYLDGTLGRLRTVEVGPDGSLWVLTSNTFRGQPRAGDDRLVRVPLL from the coding sequence GTGCGCAGCCGACGTCAGGCCCTCCTCCCCGCCGCGCTCGCCGCCGCGCTGCTGACCGGCTGCGCCGGCGGGGACGACGCCGGCGCCCCGCCGTCCTCGGCGCCCGCCCCGTCCCCCGCCGCCTCGTCCCCGGCCCCCGCGGACCCGGCCCCCGCGGACCCGGCCCCCGCCCCGAGCACGACGTCGCCGGTGGACGCGCTCGCCGCGGCGACCGGCCTGCCGGGCGAACCCACCGACGTCGTGACCGGGCTGGACGTGCCCTGGGGGCTGGCCGTGCTGCCGGACGGGACGGCCCTGGTGACGTTGCGGGACGAGGCCCGCGTCGTGCGGGTGGGCCCGGGGGTGCTGACTGCGGTCGGCACCGAGGAACCCGACGGGAAGGTCCCCGGCGTGGTCCCCGGCGGCGAGGGCGGCCTGCTCGGGATCGCCCTCTCCCCCGGGTTCGCCACCGACGGGTTCGTCTACCTGTACCAGACCACGCGCGGGGACAACCGCGTCGTGCGCTACTCCCTGGCGGCGGACCGGCTGACGGGGGCGACCCCGGTGCTGACCGGGATCCCGAAGAACTCCACCCACAACGGGGGCCGCATCGCCTTCGGGCCCGACGGGATGCTCTACGTGGGCACCGGCGACGCGCAGGACCGCGCGGCGGCGCAGGACGTGAACTCCCTGGGCGGCAAGATCCTGCGGGTCGCCCCCGACGGTTCGGTCCCCGCGGGGAACCCGTTCCCCGGTTCGCGCACCTGGTCCTACGGGCACCGCAACCCGCAGGGCTTCGGCTGGGACGCCGGCGGTCGGCTCATCGCCGCGGAGTTCGGGCAGGACACCTGGGACGAGCTCAACGTCGTCCGCGCCGGGGGGAACCACGGGTGGCCCGAGGTCGAGGGACCCGGCGACGGCGGCGGGCGGTTCGTCGCCCCCGTGCAGACCTGGACCACGGACCAGGCCTCGCCCAGCGGGATCGTCGTGACACCGGACGCCGTGTACGTCGCGGCCCTGCGGGGGCAGAAGCTGTGGCGGGTCCCGCTGAACCCCGACGGTTCGACGGGGTCGCCGGACGCCTACCTCGACGGGACCCTGGGCCGGTTGCGGACCGTCGAGGTCGGCCCGGACGGGTCGTTGTGGGTCCTCACCTCCAACACCTTCCGCGGCCAGCCCCGCGCGGGGGACGACCGCCTGGTCCGGGTCCCGCTGCTCTGA
- a CDS encoding uroporphyrinogen-III synthase encodes MTDPTPTEASATPTTPTTAPEAPQLLGVTVGVTSDRRSGDMVATFERKGARVVHAPTMRIVPLTEDDQLLAETRDVIADPPDDVLITTGIGLRGWVEAADAAGLAAPLLETFGRARLFARGPKATGVIRANGLREEWSAASEQTAEAVQRLVTEGVAGRSIVVQLHGAADQDQLEPLRAAGARVRGVSVYRWLPPADPVAVERLVDLVATRRLDAVTFTSAPGALALLEVARRQGRLDEVVAACGNGVVACAVGDVTAEPLRAVGVEPLIPDRWRLGALLRTLTTHLAENPLACVATTAGVLRLRAQAAVLDGQVLDLAPGPLAVLRRLAEAGGAVLSREDLLAALPGAADEHAVEVTVGRLRSALPSAGLVRTVVKRGYRLDVVPR; translated from the coding sequence GTGACCGATCCCACCCCGACCGAGGCCTCGGCCACCCCGACCACCCCGACCACCGCCCCGGAGGCGCCGCAGCTGCTGGGCGTGACCGTCGGCGTCACCAGCGACCGCCGCTCCGGCGACATGGTCGCCACCTTCGAGCGCAAGGGCGCCCGCGTCGTGCACGCCCCGACGATGCGGATCGTCCCCCTCACCGAGGACGACCAGCTGCTGGCCGAGACCCGCGACGTCATCGCCGACCCGCCCGACGACGTCCTCATCACCACCGGCATCGGGTTGCGGGGCTGGGTGGAGGCCGCCGACGCGGCCGGGCTGGCCGCGCCGCTGCTGGAGACGTTCGGGCGGGCGCGGTTGTTCGCGCGGGGCCCGAAGGCGACGGGGGTCATCCGGGCCAACGGGCTGCGGGAAGAGTGGTCGGCGGCCTCGGAGCAGACCGCGGAGGCCGTGCAGCGCCTGGTCACCGAGGGCGTCGCCGGCCGCTCCATCGTCGTGCAGCTGCACGGCGCGGCCGACCAGGACCAGCTGGAACCCCTGCGGGCGGCGGGGGCGCGGGTGCGCGGGGTCTCGGTCTACCGCTGGCTGCCCCCGGCCGACCCGGTCGCGGTGGAACGCCTCGTGGACCTCGTCGCGACCCGGCGGCTGGACGCGGTGACGTTCACCAGCGCCCCGGGCGCACTCGCCCTGCTGGAGGTCGCCCGGCGCCAGGGCCGCCTGGACGAGGTCGTCGCGGCCTGCGGGAACGGGGTCGTGGCCTGCGCCGTGGGCGACGTGACCGCCGAACCCCTGCGCGCGGTGGGTGTCGAACCGCTGATCCCGGACCGGTGGCGCCTCGGCGCGCTGCTGCGCACCCTCACGACGCACCTGGCCGAGAACCCCCTGGCCTGCGTGGCGACGACCGCGGGGGTGCTGCGGCTGCGGGCCCAGGCCGCGGTCCTGGACGGGCAGGTGCTCGACCTGGCCCCGGGCCCGCTGGCCGTGCTGCGCCGCCTGGCCGAGGCCGGCGGCGCGGTGCTGAGCCGGGAGGACCTGCTGGCCGCGCTGCCGGGCGCCGCCGACGAGCACGCCGTGGAGGTGACGGTGGGCCGGTTGCGCTCGGCGCTGCCCAGCGCGGGACTGGTCCGCACCGTCGTCAAGCGCGGCTACCGGCTGGACGTGGTGCCCCGGTGA
- the cobA gene encoding uroporphyrinogen-III C-methyltransferase, which produces MTPGGEEVGAVAYPLHLDVSGRRVLVAGGGPVAARRARDLVAAGADVLVVAPAVCEDLRDLLPDLTWEQREVEPRDVADAWLVHTATGDPRADAEVAAAAEALRVWCVRADDARASSAWTPSVVRREGVTVSVTAGGDPRRARGLREALSRWLDSGAAPLRRRRPGAGRVTLVGGGPGEVDLLTLRGRRRLAEADVVVVDRLAPTAVLDELDPDVQVVDVGKTPDHHPVPQEEINRILVEHARAGRRVVRLKGGDSYVLGRGGEEVLACRAAGVEVEVVPGVTSAFAVPAAAGIPVTHRGLSRSVTVVSGHEDVDAATLARLDGTVVFLMGVTMLPRLCADLVAAGKPASTPVAIVENGWRPDQRTTRGTLGDIAATAARRGVRSPAVIVVGAVAGLAGLAGVADEEGVTVGPDVAYRPLS; this is translated from the coding sequence GTGACCCCGGGCGGAGAGGAGGTCGGCGCGGTGGCCTACCCCCTGCACCTGGACGTCTCCGGGCGCCGCGTCCTCGTCGCCGGCGGGGGCCCGGTGGCCGCCCGCCGGGCCCGCGACCTCGTCGCCGCGGGCGCCGACGTGCTCGTGGTGGCCCCCGCGGTGTGCGAGGACCTGCGCGACCTGCTGCCGGACCTGACGTGGGAGCAGCGCGAGGTCGAACCCCGCGACGTCGCCGACGCGTGGCTGGTGCACACCGCCACCGGCGACCCCCGCGCCGACGCCGAGGTCGCCGCGGCCGCCGAGGCGCTGCGGGTGTGGTGCGTGCGCGCCGACGACGCCCGCGCCTCCAGCGCCTGGACGCCGTCGGTGGTCCGCCGCGAGGGCGTGACGGTCTCGGTGACCGCCGGGGGCGACCCGCGGCGCGCCCGGGGCCTGCGGGAGGCCCTCTCGCGGTGGCTGGACTCCGGGGCCGCACCGCTGCGCCGCCGCCGTCCCGGGGCCGGGCGCGTCACGCTGGTGGGCGGGGGCCCCGGCGAGGTGGACCTGCTGACGCTGCGCGGGCGCCGGCGCCTCGCCGAGGCCGACGTCGTCGTGGTGGACCGCCTGGCGCCCACGGCCGTCCTCGACGAGCTGGACCCCGACGTGCAGGTCGTCGACGTGGGCAAGACCCCCGACCACCACCCGGTGCCCCAGGAGGAGATCAACCGCATCCTCGTCGAGCACGCGCGGGCCGGGCGGCGGGTCGTGCGCCTCAAGGGCGGCGACAGCTACGTCCTGGGCCGCGGCGGCGAGGAGGTCCTGGCCTGCCGCGCCGCCGGGGTGGAGGTCGAGGTGGTGCCGGGGGTGACGAGCGCGTTCGCCGTGCCCGCCGCGGCCGGGATCCCGGTCACCCACCGGGGGCTGTCGCGGTCGGTGACGGTGGTCAGCGGGCACGAGGACGTCGACGCCGCCACCCTGGCCCGGCTGGACGGGACGGTCGTCTTCCTCATGGGGGTGACGATGCTGCCGCGGCTGTGCGCGGACCTGGTGGCCGCGGGCAAGCCCGCCTCCACCCCGGTGGCGATCGTGGAGAACGGCTGGCGCCCGGACCAGCGCACGACCCGCGGCACGCTGGGCGACATCGCGGCAACCGCCGCCCGGCGCGGGGTGCGCTCCCCCGCGGTGATCGTGGTCGGCGCCGTGGCGGGGCTGGCGGGGCTGGCGGGCGTGGCGGACGAGGAGGGCGTGACGGTGGGGCCCGACGTCGCCTACCGTCCGCTGTCGTGA
- the gatB gene encoding Asp-tRNA(Asn)/Glu-tRNA(Gln) amidotransferase subunit GatB, protein MSVELVDYDEAVAEFDPVLGLEVHVELNTATKMFSGSPTEFGAEPNTQVDPTSLGLPGAMPVLNAKALESAIRIGLALNCSIAERCRFARKNYFYPDMPKNFQTSQYDEPIAFDGYLDVDVPASEDGTKPAFTYRVLIERAHMEEDTGKSLHVGGSTGRIHGAEFSLVDYNRAGIPLIEIVTRPLEGTGDRAPDVARAYVAALRDVLRSLDVSDVKMEQGSLRCDVNLSLRPTPQSPLGTRSETKNVNSLRSVERAVRYEVSRHAAVLRSGAKVVQETRHWHEDTGLTTSGREKSDAEDYRYFPEPDLVPIVPDRAWVEELRAALPEPPAQRRKRLHAEWGFSDLEFRDLVNAGAIDLVEATVAAGASPAAARKWWSGELARRANADGVELSALAVGPADVAELAALVEAGKLTDRLAREALEGVLAGEGSVAEVVEARGLVVVQDDGALVAAVEKVLAANPDVVEKIRGGKAQAAGALIGQVMKEMRGKADAARIRELVLERVG, encoded by the coding sequence GTGAGCGTCGAACTGGTCGACTACGACGAGGCGGTCGCGGAGTTCGACCCCGTCCTCGGGCTCGAGGTGCACGTCGAGCTGAACACCGCGACGAAGATGTTCTCCGGGTCGCCCACGGAGTTCGGCGCCGAGCCGAACACCCAGGTCGACCCGACCTCCCTGGGTCTGCCGGGCGCCATGCCGGTGCTCAACGCCAAGGCGCTGGAGTCGGCGATCCGGATCGGGCTGGCGCTGAACTGCTCCATCGCCGAGCGCTGCAGGTTCGCCCGGAAGAACTACTTCTACCCGGACATGCCCAAGAACTTCCAGACCTCGCAGTACGACGAGCCGATCGCCTTCGACGGGTACCTCGACGTCGACGTCCCGGCCAGCGAGGACGGGACGAAGCCGGCCTTCACCTACCGGGTGCTCATCGAGCGCGCCCACATGGAGGAGGACACCGGCAAGTCGCTGCACGTCGGCGGCTCCACCGGGCGCATCCACGGCGCGGAGTTCTCCCTCGTCGACTACAACCGCGCCGGGATCCCGCTCATCGAGATCGTCACCCGGCCCCTGGAGGGCACCGGGGACCGCGCGCCCGACGTGGCCCGCGCCTACGTCGCCGCCCTGCGCGACGTGCTGCGCTCCCTCGACGTCTCCGACGTCAAGATGGAGCAGGGCTCGCTGCGCTGCGACGTGAACCTGTCGCTGCGCCCGACGCCGCAGTCCCCGCTGGGGACGCGGTCGGAGACGAAGAACGTCAACTCGCTGCGCTCGGTCGAACGGGCCGTCCGCTACGAGGTCTCCCGCCACGCTGCCGTCCTGCGCTCGGGCGCGAAGGTCGTCCAGGAGACCCGGCACTGGCACGAGGACACCGGCCTGACGACCTCGGGCCGGGAGAAGTCCGACGCCGAGGACTACCGGTACTTCCCCGAGCCGGACCTCGTGCCCATCGTCCCGGACCGGGCGTGGGTCGAGGAGCTGCGGGCGGCGCTGCCGGAACCCCCGGCCCAGCGCCGCAAGCGGCTGCACGCCGAGTGGGGCTTCTCCGACCTGGAGTTCCGCGACCTCGTCAACGCCGGGGCCATCGACCTCGTCGAGGCCACCGTCGCCGCCGGCGCCTCGCCCGCCGCGGCGCGCAAGTGGTGGTCCGGTGAACTGGCCCGCCGCGCCAACGCCGACGGCGTCGAGCTCTCCGCCCTCGCGGTGGGCCCGGCCGACGTCGCCGAGCTGGCCGCGCTGGTCGAGGCGGGCAAGCTCACCGACCGCCTGGCGCGCGAGGCGCTGGAGGGCGTCCTCGCCGGCGAGGGGTCGGTGGCCGAGGTCGTCGAGGCGCGCGGCCTGGTCGTCGTGCAGGACGACGGCGCGCTGGTCGCCGCGGTCGAGAAGGTCCTCGCCGCCAACCCCGACGTCGTGGAGAAGATCCGCGGCGGCAAGGCGCAGGCCGCGGGGGCGCTCATCGGCCAGGTCATGAAGGAGATGCGCGGCAAGGCCGACGCCGCCCGGATCCGCGAGTTGGTGCTGGAGCGCGTGGGCTGA
- a CDS encoding 2-hydroxyacid dehydrogenase codes for MSAGRIVVSLPTASWVRALGPVEGADVVVWDGRGPAPHPAPDLVVPDYVATPDLSALPAATRAVQLLTIGYDGVPEQLPAGVLLCNAAGVHETSTAELAVGLAILALRGLDDDVRAMATGEWKPSRRTSLADRRVLVVGWGGVGRAVADRLAPFECAVTAVGTRARVQDGVAVRASSELPGLLPEHDVVVLACPLTAATRGLAGAGFLAAMPDGALLVNVARGPVVDTAALVAELRTGRLRAALDVTDPEPLPADHELWSLPGVVVTPHVGGNSTAFRPRMLRLLREQVARLVAGQEPVNVVAPATASS; via the coding sequence GTGAGCGCCGGTCGGATCGTCGTCAGCCTGCCCACCGCGTCCTGGGTCCGGGCCCTCGGTCCCGTCGAGGGCGCCGACGTCGTCGTGTGGGACGGGCGCGGGCCCGCCCCGCACCCCGCGCCCGACCTCGTCGTCCCCGACTACGTCGCGACCCCGGACCTCTCCGCGCTGCCCGCGGCGACCCGCGCGGTGCAGCTGCTGACCATCGGCTACGACGGCGTCCCCGAGCAGCTGCCCGCGGGGGTGCTGCTCTGCAACGCCGCCGGGGTCCACGAGACCTCGACGGCCGAGCTCGCCGTCGGCCTGGCGATCCTCGCCCTGCGCGGTCTGGACGACGACGTCCGCGCGATGGCGACCGGGGAGTGGAAGCCGTCGCGGCGCACGTCGCTGGCCGACCGGCGGGTGCTGGTCGTGGGCTGGGGCGGGGTGGGGCGGGCCGTGGCCGACCGCCTGGCCCCCTTCGAGTGCGCGGTGACCGCGGTCGGCACCCGGGCCCGGGTGCAGGACGGGGTCGCGGTGCGCGCGAGCAGCGAGCTGCCCGGGCTGCTGCCCGAGCACGACGTCGTCGTCCTGGCCTGCCCCCTCACCGCCGCCACCCGCGGTCTGGCCGGGGCGGGTTTCCTGGCCGCGATGCCGGACGGGGCCCTGCTCGTGAACGTCGCCCGCGGGCCGGTCGTCGACACCGCGGCCCTCGTCGCGGAACTGCGCACCGGGCGGCTGCGGGCCGCGCTGGACGTCACCGACCCCGAGCCGCTGCCCGCCGACCACGAGCTGTGGTCGCTGCCGGGGGTCGTCGTCACCCCCCACGTCGGGGGGAACTCCACGGCGTTCCGGCCGCGGATGCTGCGGCTGCTGCGCGAGCAGGTCGCCCGGTTGGTGGCCGGTCAGGAACCGGTCAACGTCGTGGCCCCGGCCACCGCCTCGTCGTAG